tcaagctcgagctcgagcttgcattaatcttaaacgagccaagctccagcctgatactgttcggctTGGTTTGGATCATTTACATCTCTAGTCTACATACCCCAAAGGCAATTTAGCTGAATTGATGGTAGTCAAGGAGTGTGTTTTGACCGCTAAAGATCATGATTCAAAACGGATTGTTAAAATAGACGTCGTATCAGTGATTAAATCCATTAATGCTTGTTTGTTGTAGAAGGAAAATCAGCATCACACCTATTTTTGTATTTCAATGAAATTAAGCAGAAGTTAACAGCATAATTCAGAtttaaaaaacacacaaaatgatattttttttaattttaaaagtcAGTAATCATTTTTAAGTAACCGTAAGTATTAGTTAAGCATTAATGACTCAGAAGATGAATTCTAGTTGTTATGTTGATATGTTTTATCTCATAATTTTGTAAGCTCTTGAAATCTTTAATATTGGTTGCAAACAATATCACTTTCGACTATTGaacttttatatttattttattaaattaaataaaaaaaaattgtaacacATAGCAAAATagatgataaaataataaagacaaacacttgtgtgagacgatctcatggatcgtattttttgagacatatcttttattggagttatacatgaaaaatattattttttatgctaagagtattaatttttagagtgggtctcatgtgagaccgtcccacggatcttaatctgtgagacggtctcatggataacccaaataagagatccgtctcacaaatacgacccgtgagaccatctcacataagtttttgtctaatttttattgtgaacatcgataggattgacccatctcacagataaagatccatgagatcgtctcacaagatacctacctactaaataataaaatattatgaacCATTTACTGAATAAATGTTTTCAAAAACATGATTCATAAAGAATTATCATAAAGAAAAAGATGGAAATAtcttattatttttcaattttttttattaaatccactgaaataaatatcatattttatcGACCCAAGTTTAATAATTAGATCAGATTTTTGGATTTCAGATGACTGCTATTCTCCCACCAAATCCCATTTGCAGTCGTTGAATGGTGCAGGTAGAAGGCAAAAAAGAAAAGAGGGGGTTTTAGGCCCCAACTCTTGAAAGTACTCAACTTCTCTCACCAAATCACAAATGAAACAAAAATCCAATCCAACTTTatctaaaatataatataatataaatgggTTTTTTAGAATatggaaaaataattttgttagaAAATTTATGAAAACAAAAGTGATATTTCATGGAAAAGATTGGAGCTATGATTCTTTCATATTTTGAAGaatgaaaatatatttcaaaaacattagcACATTTTGCCCCAATTTCCTTCCCTTGCATATTCATGCGGCACACTGCAACCAAAATAGGTCAGCTATGTGAATTGTGATGTGGAAGCAGTAGCATCGTAACATTTTCATAATTCCCCATAATAACCACCTACCAAAACTTAAGAGCAAgagatatataaaataaaaaataataataattaaaaaataaaaagaaaaagtgAATGCATTAGATGGGAGAAGACAAACAATTTAAATGGTTTTAAGTGAATGCACATGAATCCAGTGACCACATCACAACCAATGAAATTTCAAGACTACTTTTGATCAAGAATATAAGGTTAAGATTTGAACGAAACTGAAAAGAAACAAGATCTTCCAAATATGTCTCGAACTCCAAGCAAATCTACGAAAAATGCCTCTATTCAATCACCGGCATCCGCATTCCCCTTTAACATGCAGAAGAAAGAGTGTACATCTGACGGTGATGGCTCAAGGGTTACAAAGAAAATGGCTGCAACATCGAATGCAGCAGCTGTTGGGACCAGAGGTACGGTTGCATCCCTGATCATGCAAGAAATTAAGTACTTTACTCAGTTTGAGTTAGATGGTCCGAGCAGCTCCAACAAGACATCATCAGGTAAACTTGTGAACTTGGCATCCATATGTGAAGTCGCGGGACTCAATATAGGATCAGATGTCAATACATCAACTAAGAAAAAGAAAGGAAACAAATGGAACATGCCGAGGATGTGTTCTACAGCAGAAGTGGCGTATAGAAACCAGCTGAGTGGGTTGTCACGATTCACTTACCGGAATCTGAAAGCTGATCTTAAAAAGTCAGCAGCTTTAGACGACATTATCAGATAATTTTGAGAAGCCAAGTTTCTTAAGACGATTTGTAATAGGATTCACCCATGTCCTGTCGGAATTCCCACATTTCAAGTCCACTATTTCAACCATGTTCGATCCTTTCTTGATGGGTATTTTTCTTATAGGGGTTCCATCTATCGAAATATCACAAGATGTGAGCATTGGGATATGATGTGTACCTCCAGAGTTGAGCTTTGACCTCCTTACATTTTCAGGGCATTTACGATTTTTAGCAATGTTTGGGCCACTGCTACTTGCTTCATCTTTTGATGTTTTAGATTTTGGTTCTCTTGGAGTCGACTCCCCAGTCGGAGCAGAGACAGAAGCGCATGAATCCGACACCTTCGTAGCATATTTTGCAGAGTCTAATTCTCGGGACATAAGGGCACCAATCGTCCCAGTGGTTCCTATTTTAATGGATCCTCCCCCACCCCTGATAGCTTCTAATGTCTGTACCATAATGTTGCCACTAGTGCACAAAATTGAtacaaaatttatattatagaAGATGGTATTTTTCAGTTCGTTCTACTAGATATTGAATCAATCAATTGAAGATCCTGCATCAAAGCATATTTTTCAGTTATTTCTAGTAGATATTGAAACAATAAATTTAAGATCCTACATCAAAGCAGCGGGTCATACAACAACGGTTCCTAAACAATATCAACATTTCTCTAAATGCTATTGAAACAGCATAGGCGATTCTAAACTAAATACAGTTGCATAACACAAAACAACCTTGAACATAAGAACTCCAATTGTGATTATAAGTATGatggtccacatacatgatatttCCATTGTTTCTTTAGAATAACTTCTACTATTTTCAACATTAACGAGAACATTTGACTCAACAAGCATTAtcttgatatttaaaaaataaacctTTAGATCTAATCAGGGGCACACACAATTGGAGTCAGAGGGGGCGCACAAAAGAACAATACCCCGGTTCAATTACATAAACCATATTGAAATTTGATGATTCGTAAAATAAGAACCAAAATAAgtgatgaaaaaaaattaaatccctTCATCGCCGAAAAAGGACTAGGTGAAAGCAGGATGATTAGCATCTGAGAAGCTTACTATAAAAAAGTTCGAATTTTCTTGCATTGGCACATAATGGTGGGATAATCATCTTTCATAAGTGACCTACTTAACAAAAATAGATGCTTCACTGCTTAAAATTCTAGGATAGGCCGGACTCACTAAGTCAGTGGCCAAATCAAAAGGCTAACTGTTCAAGCATTTGAGCTCCATTAAGACCCATAAATGAGCGGTCTTGGTTGCAGACTAATAAGTATTAACCAAAGGCCAAAACCAACCACCCCCAACTCTCAATCCAACACAATAAACACAGTCATTGAAGCAAGGAATAAGATGAAAGATTCATTTTTCGCATGGAAGAGGAGTCAGTGACAGATCCAACACCTTGTGTTAGAGCTTCAAGTTCATTTGCAGATATGTATAATTTAGGTCTATCATCATCCGGAAATGGCACGAGACACTTGCCACAAAATTAAGATCTTCCTTCTTTTCTAGAGGCATTGGCTCCTCGAAGTTGCCCAAATTCTTCACAATTTAATTCTTAACACTTTGCTAATCATACAACCGAAGCATCAACACCACCCAATCCAGGTATCACCAGAAACTGGGATGGGTGgcgattaaaataaaataaaaaattcaaatttcaactCTGGTTTCTCTAAAAAAATACGactaatcaaataacaaatgaACCAAGAACAATTTCAAAAATGAAGAAATCGATAACGATGAAGAATGGAAGTTTACCAACAAACTCAGTAATCAAGAACTTCCGAAGGACGATTGATGGGTTCGTATGAAATGAGTTTGGTTTATTAAATTATGCATAAAGCCGGAATCTTGGAGAGAAACAGCGACGTGGGTTGTACTATCTCCATTTAGAAATCAATCAACTCTTACCACAGTGGATGAGTTTGGAGAACTTTTATTCTTTCAAATTCAAGAAAGTGGAAACAAGATCCAACATGGTTTCTTGCGTTTCCAACACCTCTTGCTTAAGGGCCCACTTTTGGGTTTGCCTGTATTTCACACTCAAATTTCTAAATTCTTTTAGCTACAAAAATTTATCACTAAGAGGGTGTATTCAATctaaacttttaatgactttaatggaattttaaaatctagaggtattcaatctAAACTTTTAATGACTCTATATATGTTTAGTAGTATTCAACATGGATTTTggtagagttttaaaaagtcatgtgttattcaaacttgactttttaaaactctacaAAAGTCAAGAGGTATCCAAAAATCCATAGATTTTCAAGGattcttattttattattcatgTACCAACCTTGAAGCCTTATGTACAGTTGCAGAAAATCTAAAATATTCTTCCACATATACCAAAGATTTTGATGGACtttcttttttgaaaaatacgctatctctcttctatctcaagtcATCTCTAGGGTTCTTCTCTCTCtcaaaaaaatttcttctattCAAAGGTATGATTGATCaatcttgaatttattatattgccaatatttatgtgtaaaaatagatgaattgttgtttttttcttgaatcattatgattattgtatttcataaattgttcattttaataaaattttattatgaacttataaaaatattgttcattaatatgttgaattgacataaagaattgaaattttgatttcaataaattggatagttcatTTTTcgtttttcataaattaaatttatttaacttttaaataagtaaaatttatttacattttcatgaaataaaaaaatttaaaatttaataggttatacatgtccaataattatttaaaaaaattaataaaaaaataaatcacaattataaaagtttacaaaagtttacaaaagtctacaaaaatcttgaaaaaaagtCTATAAAAGTCTATGAAATATGTTTTACAATTCCATGAGATTCTATAAAAGTCAATCTAAATCCATCAACTCCACAAAAGTccacattttaaaaaaagtcattaaaagtcattaaaagtttagATTGAATACACAAATATATCCTCCATCTACTGATAATTTTAAGTGAATTTCCAAATGATTTTGTTTATATCACATTGTGAGTAACACTTCTAGTGTAATATacacaaatttatttatctgAATATCTGAAACGAAAACAGAAAAATGACGATGAACCCCACATAATTTGTTTCTGCGTGAGTTGTTGTAAAACTACGCAGAGAATATCACTCTCGAGACACATAGAAAAAATAGACAAGACTATATTGTAATAAAAGTATCAACTGACACTAAGGTCACATTTATTATCATCAATTGCGTCCATGGAAATCAAGTGAAAATACAAACAAAGTTTTAGGCGTTGTAATCTCTGGGGGTGGGCATAAAATCcaaaaaccgaaaaaatcgaCCGAACAATAATTCGGTTTAAATGGTTCGGCTTTATTGGTTTTCGGTCGATtatggttttaaaatttatgaaattcgaTTTTTCGGTtcgttcggttcggttcggttcggttcgttTTTTGGTTTTAATCTCCAAAAAACCGAATAACCGAACCGACCATATTATTGTTAAGTATATGGTTTTTATGTATATTGGACCATATTATTTAAGTATAAGACTTTTTATGTATAATGAGCCTATTATGATTTAAGAACTTAGTATCATTGACCCTCAATTTTCAATTCGatcgtttttttttctttctcactACTCACGGGTCaacgttttcttttcttttctgtatatatttctttaattttttcgtAAGATGATTGGTGTTCCATTCGAGCTGGTTGACACCTTGTTATCATTCCTATTACTAAATATTCCATTGGATTCATGTATTATTCGTGTTTACATGGTTAATTAGTTATATATTGTTATTATATTCATATGACATGTTTGTACACAACACAgtttacacacatatatatttgtatatatataaaagattaAGTCCCATAaattaaatgtttgaaaaaTACTATGGTTTAGATTTTAACTGCATAAAGTGacgtataattttatttcttaacAAATTTTAGCTAACCGTATATAACCGGACgtataaaccgaaccgaacAGTAATAAAATAGTTTGGttttggactagagatattcaAAACCGAAAATCGAACCGTTGTAGAGTAAAACCGGACCAAACCGACCGTTGTCCACCCTAGTAATATCTCattttattctatttattaGATTTAAACTTCTTGATTACAAgataaaaaatacatataataGACATTAAATGATATTAGTGACCAAAGTATATTTACCTAGTTACTAAGATTTTGACTTCCAATTCAACTCTCATTTTTTATTATCCATAGACTATGTCTAATAAAACCACAACAGAGATCACATCATAAAAAATCTAGATGGATCACACATCCTAACTAATTTGCTCATTAATTTCAGACAATTTTGGAAGAGTTGAACAACCAAGAACTAACCAAGAGTAATTACCAAATAATATGATCGAGATTTGATATATTGTTATAATTCAAGAAATATAAACTTGGATTCGTCCCCTTGAAAGGCATTTGGCAAACCAAAAGATTCATTTAATCTCATGTTTCATAGCAGCAAATAATTAAGGACGAATTTGCCCATTCATGCTTCTATGAAGATTAAAGAGTCGAGCAACATCCTATCTGTATACTCCGTGAACACcaaaaaaatcttttaaaataaaataaaaattaacatGGTTCAAATACACAACCATGATTTGGTGTCGCACTCCCAATAGCATAAAtttaagaaaacaaacgaaacgtTAATAACAATATAACAAGTAGTTTGAATTTGAGGTTGTGTGCACATTATCGCCGTTGGATCATGTGAATCTCACGTCTATGCTCTTCATAGCAAAGGATCCAAACTCTATAATAAGACACCTTGATCCAAATATTACATGACAACAAGAGTTGAAAAACAAAGTACCTTCGACGTTGGAAGGCGAACTCTTAacccttttatttatttaatgaaaTGAATGCTAAAATTTACTATCTTTTCATCATGTATAAATTAGAGTGTAATAGTGTTGGATCGATTTTATTATACGAGTTTATATGTGAATTATTATGTGTTATGATTTGTCTATTAGGTTAAACTCAAATTTAAAGTGAACGATTAAAGTTTTGATTATTAGACTTTAATATATCTGATTGGTCGTTGGTTTTTAATGtctaaaaacaaaaatgtactTTATGTTTTTACGATGAACAAAAACAGAAATATTAGAAGATGATGACATACATTATCTATATATTGGTCATAGTCCTTGGATCGTGCGTTATCGTGTTCTCTATTCTCTACtcttattatataaaaaagatTCGAAGAGAAAACAAATGACTCTCGCCACTCGTTCTCAAGGCATAAAGGATTATAACTTCAAATGCACTTCAGCTAAGGTTTTCGGCCTAATTATTTTAGCACTTCTTAGGTAAATCCAAAGAGGCAGCGTAGGTGTTTGCCATACCCTATCATACCCACTATTCCTTGGGGCCATTTCGACTAGGTTATTGTTTATACTCAAGTAAGACAAATTTGACACACTTTctatatttaatattaattttccGACCTCTTTTACCaatctaaaaaaaattgagattttCTTGATTTTACATTAAACTTCTTCACTGGTAAACATACCTCAGGAGTTAGGAGTGGCAAGGTTCACCTCCAGAGGAATTATTACTTCAGTTGGTGTCAGCTTTGTTGGCATCATTTAGGAAATAGCGTTGCACATATAACtccacatatattatatattctcCTGGTTTAACTTTACAGAATAATGTACATTTAAATGCATCTCTACACTGTTTATCGGAGATCATTTATTTTCTTCTTCTGTTATTTCTGCTGGATTTTTGCCTGCTGAAAGATATTCTAGTGCAGTTACGACGTCGCTGATCAATGGTCGAATCGAGGCTTCTTCTTGGAGACACATTGCTGCGATTGCAAGAGCTTGGTGCAACCCCTTCTCGGGGTATGCCCCTTCAAGCAACGGATCTACCATCAAATGGAACTTTTTCTTGTCTCTGAACAAAGGTCGTGCCTGCAAAGATTTATGTTTACAAGATAATGTTGTGAATCGATATACAAATTGTAGCGGAATATAAAACGTGTCTGGATTTGGACAACAAGTGAAACTTTTACGTACCCAATCTATTAGATTTTGCTCCACGGTTGGTCTTGTAGTGTCGATGACTCTCCTGCCCGTGATTATCTCGAGAAACACGACACCGAAGCTGTATACATCCGACTTTGTAGTCAACTGGCCCGTGGATGCATACTCTGGTGCACAATAGCCGTAAGTTCCCATCACTCTGGTGGAAATATGGGTGTGCCCCCCGACCGGACCAAGCTTCGCGAGGCCGAAATCCGAGAGTTTTGGATTGAAGTTCTCATCTAAAAGAATGTTTGATGCCTTGAAATCTCGATAGATAACAGGTGGATTGGCGGTTTCATGCAAGTATTCGAGTCCCCTTGCTGCTCCTGCTGCAATCTTCATCCTTGCATGCCAGTCAAGAGGCTCTTCCCCTGGTCCTACATCTTCACACAACAATACATACAGTTGGcatatttaattttcaaattatatcatttcaaaaacattatactaatttaaatattaatatatacgataaacaaataatatagAAGAATAAATCAAACATACCGAGAAGGTGATCCTCCAAAGAACCATTGTGCATGTACTCATAAACCAAAATCCTCTGTTTACCATCAGCacaatatccaactaaattaaCAAGATTGGGATGGTGAAGCAGACTCAATATCAATACTTCCACAAGAAACTCTCTGTTCCCTTGGAATCCATTTCTATCAAGTTGCTTCACTGCAACATCCTGAGGGGGTACAAACAAGAAAACGAAACGAAATCAATTCGAATGACTCAAAAAACATGCTGCGATGGTTACAAAGGTGTGAAGGACAGCAGGATTACAATATTTTTGCTCTCGATGTGGCCTTTGTATACCCTCCCGAAACCGCCTTCTCCGATCAAAGTGTCGGGCTTGAAGTTACGA
This Primulina eburnea isolate SZY01 chromosome 2, ASM2296580v1, whole genome shotgun sequence DNA region includes the following protein-coding sequences:
- the LOC140822701 gene encoding uncharacterized protein; the encoded protein is MVQTLEAIRGGGGSIKIGTTGTIGALMSRELDSAKYATKVSDSCASVSAPTGESTPREPKSKTSKDEASSSGPNIAKNRKCPENVRRSKLNSGGTHHIPMLTSCDISIDGTPIRKIPIKKGSNMVEIVDLKCGNSDRTWVNPITNRLKKLGFSKLSDNVV
- the LOC140822700 gene encoding probable serine/threonine-protein kinase PBL23, encoding MHNGSLEDHLLDVGPGEEPLDWHARMKIAAGAARGLEYLHETANPPVIYRDFKASNILLDENFNPKLSDFGLAKLGPVGGHTHISTRVMGTYGYCAPEYASTGQLTTKSDVYSFGVVFLEIITGRRVIDTTRPTVEQNLIDWARPLFRDKKKFHLMVDPLLEGAYPEKGLHQALAIAAMCLQEEASIRPLISDVVTALEYLSAGKNPAEITEEENK